In the genome of Carassius gibelio isolate Cgi1373 ecotype wild population from Czech Republic chromosome A25, carGib1.2-hapl.c, whole genome shotgun sequence, the window ttgattaattaACGTTACCTCGTGTTCTCTCCAATAACGTATTAAATTGTGTATAATAGTATGTAAAtaaaattccatttttttttcttgttcgtcAGCACAAAAAACATATTGAGCGGGAAAATCTGAGAGCATGTGTGGGGGAGGGTACGGGAAGCATTCAAATTTAGAAGCCTGTGATTGGCGGATATGTTTGTCCAGCTCCCTATTTCTAACTAATGAAATTTGTTTTCTCCATTCGTTGTGCAAAAACAGCCAATCAGGCAATGTCAACCCAGCCTCCTAAATTAGCATGAGCTTTCGATAAATACCCAGTACGCTAGCAGACGGAAAGCTATTGTGTTCTTTCGACACTCGCATCATGCCTGAACCAGCGAAGTCTGCTCCCAAGAAGGGCTCCAAGAAAGCCGTCACTAAGACCGCGGCTAAAGGAGGAAAGAAGCGCAGAAAGTCCAGGAAGGAGAGCTATGCTATCTACGTGTACAAAGTACTGAAGCAAGTCCACCCTGACACCGGGATCTCTTCCAAGGCGATGGGGATCATGAACTCTTTCGTCAACGACATCTTCGAGCGCATCGCCGGTGAGTCGTCTCGTCTCGCTCACTACAACAAGCGCTCCACCATCACCTCGAGAGAGATCCAGACCGCCGTGCGTCTGCTGCTGCCCGGAGAGCTGGCCAAACACGCCGTGTCTGAGGGCACCAAGGCCGTCACCAAGTACACCAGCTCCAAGTGAAGTGTGATCTGACTCCGACAACCCcaacggctcttttaagagccacccatgTTTTCAGTTAAAGAGCTTTATGTAGTTATTTGTGGTGGGTTAAGTCAATAAACCCAGAACTACACTTATTTTCTTTCTCAACTCTTGAGGAAACAAAGTATCAGATATGCTTTAACTGTTACTATACTATTAGTTAACGCTTAAACCACTTTTGGTCTTTTAACGTAATCGGGCATCTGACGATTAGAAAAATCAAAAGAATAGTATCTGCAATAGTTTATAACTGCACAAAgttaaagtatgaaaaaaaaaaaaaggtttcagagTGAAGCTAATTATTGTGCAACAGCcacaaagtgaaaataaaacttactttaaaaaaaaaatatatatatatatatatatatatacttcagaTGTCATGTGGTTATTAAATGTGAACATGTCATTAATTATTGAAATAGTAACTTAAAAATCTCAGGGGGTACCTTGAGCAAATATTTTACATCTAAGGGGTTTGGCAGACAACAGCAACAAAAGAGTTAAGAAACTACTGATGTAGAGAAACAAATCCAGCTCACAAAAATAACTTTGGTAGACATCCGAACAAGAGTTTTTAAACTCACCTTAACCCTTTAACAGTCACACTAAGCAaagcaataaacaaacaaagcattAGGATTCACTATGGACCGGTCATTTTGTCACTTTATTAATTTAGACGTAAGTGCATATTAGTAAaggacatttaatataaagtgggtctgtGATCTGAAATGTTGCATGTTTTCAGTTAAAGAGCTTTCAGCATTAAATATGTCGTTTATTGGATAAAAAGTCTTGCATAAATACACCACACACTCCTGACCTGAAATCAAAATCTTTGAAATACTATTTAGGATtggatttattataatatattataatttttttaaactgttcgAATAGAACGTAAATAACTTTTATCATACTGTTTACTTATGTGCATGTGTTTTCTATTAATCAGATACATGTACAGGACAACGTGGACCAGACcgttgaaaaaaaatgtttgcagtatttttatcctaatattataatttctgaagaatcatgtgaaacTGATATAATGCAACGATGCTGTAAATAGATAATTGCCAGCgcagaaattaaattaataatgaataaattgagttataaatatattaatgtaaaaaataagtgtatgtgtgtgttatatatatatgttttaaacgGATCATCAGGTTTGCGCGCGAAAATCTGTGGAGCTGGTTATTGAGTCTACACGGTTCTCATGTGGCAGTTAAATTCCGCTACCCCGCTCAGCAGCGTTTCATTGTATTCCGCCTATCGACGTGCAAAACTCAGAGACATGGCTGAAACCGCTCCAGCTGCCGCTGCCCCGCCGGCTAAAGCTCCCAAGAAGAGATCGGCGTCTAAACCCAAGAAAACGGGCCCGAGCGTCAGGGACCTGATCGTCAAGACTGTGTCCGCCTCCAAAGAGAGGAGTGGCGTGTCCCTCGCCGCCTTGAAGAAGGGTCTTTCTGCGGGTGGCTACGATGTGGAGAAGAACAACTCCCGCGTCAAGCTCGCCATCAAGAGTTTGGTGACCAATGGAACCCTGGTCCAGACCAAAGGTACCGGCGCCTCTGGCTCCTTCAAACTCAACAAGAAGCAAACCGAAACCAAGAAGAAACCTGCAAAGAAAGCCCCCGCGAAAGCAAAGAAGCCTGCTGCCAAGAAACCCACCGCCAAGAAATCCCCCAAAAAGGTGAAGAAACCGGCCGCCACCGCTGCAAAGAAGGCAACAAAGAGCCCCAAGAAGGCCAAGAAGCCTGCAGCTGCAAAGAAACCAACCAAGAGCCCCAAAAAAGCCAAAAAGCCTGCAGCTGCTAAGAAGCCCGCCAAGAGCCCCAAGAAGGCCAAGGCAGTCAAACCCAAAACGGCGAAGCCTAAGGCAGCCAAGCCTAAAAAGGCGGCTCCCAAAAAGAAGTAAGTGTCAGTGATtcttcacaaaacaaaacaaaacggctcttttaagagccacccactTGTTACAATTAAAGAgcaaagttttaatattttttttatttatttaacgtcTATTCTTTTGAGCACTTAAGGTACTTGTATAATCTAAGTATTAACACAATATTATTTATAGAACGCATGCAAATAAACAAACTTGATTTGAAAAAATGTTGTGGACATATTTCAATTTGCAATTTTATACCTGTTTTCTTACCTTCTTCTGCATTAAaaccatatttaatatataatgcatgtacattttctgttgattcaTTCATTCTGGCAGAAAGAGGAGAGGGTTTGCAAGCGTGTACGTCTGCGGACTGAAAGACAGGGGCGTAACTTGGAAGTTgtccaaatcacacagaaccacgcgagATGTCAAAACGATAAGTTGTTGGCAATATGGCCGCTTTAAACAGGGCACAAGAGTAGAATATTGATTACGTTCTTAAGGAAAGCAGGCGTTTTAGGCAGGATTTGATGCATAATGTGTGAGTGGATATTAATGTTAGGGGACAATGTGAGTGATGTTTTAGTAGGAAAACCTATTATGTGATACACACTCCGGAACATAAGAAGGCGGTATAATGCACCAATAAGCTGGATGCCAACCGCCATTAAACTGGAAAAAAGACGAATGACAGCTTACCGtgagagtatatatatattttcccctgAAATAATTCTTTAAATTGAAGTGTATAAGTCATTTTCATAAAGTGGTATCGTTTTGTGGTTAATAGTCTATTAAAACTAAGGTGTAAAGTCAGCCACATATAAGCAAAAGGCGAAAAGACGCTATCCCCGTTTCACAGACAAGTCTAGTCAATactaattgaactatggcctgATCCTGGCTTAATCTAAACCCTGTCTGTGACCTACATAATACAGCATATTTGTGATTTTGCTCTAAACAagttttataatgcataacttaCAAGGGAGCTCCATTAAGTAAACGTCTCATAAGTGGATTTACATAAACCATATACATCTTGAAGATTATTACTAAATGTCTATCATCTGACTGGATAATGTTTGATAAGTATTGCAGATGAGCTCATCTAACAGACATATAACATGCATCTGAGTGATGTGTGTGATATTGTGTAGAATTCACTTTTGTCAACACTGCTATAAATGAGTGTAAGTCATGTACACAAACAAATCTACATACAGTAACTAAACAcatattatctattttatttgtccatttgcaaTATTGATAATTTAGGAACATTTGTGTTGGATAAAAAGTGAGTTAAATCAGCCACTAGCtcaacatgtaaatgcagtatattACAGATATATGACAGAGAAGACTGACTgttgtctggatgttacagggacagatgagacacagTGTTTATCTGCTGAAGAGTGACTGATGAAGAAATGATGCCATCAACGGATTGGTGTAAGTAcactacataaataaatgaaatattttaaatgttaagttgtagtttttttttttttttttttttttttttttttgtgtaaatttaaacaactattacacctcttttcttattcttgatttctgtgcatttgctaCAGATCTTCTGTGGTGGAGCAGGACCTGCAAGGAAAggtgaaaaaaagggaaaacctGAAACATAATAATAAAGTGTATGCAGGACATTAAAATGCCTGTAGACTGGtgtgtgcactgaggatggagaagTCCACTGCATCATCCTGGAAAAGGTCCAGAGACACGGATGAGACGCTCCATCACTCCAGCTCCTACTgtctcatcaggaccagatgcTGCTGTGGTCTCTTCATCTAGATAAAGACCACAAGACACTGAGGATGTGATTTTGGCAAAAATACGATGGAGCTTTTATCAGAGGCCTAAAATCCCCTGATCAACCTAaagagccttgctcaaggacacacgGGTGGTTTAGCCCACTACAAAAGTTATAAATCAATGCATTGTaaactct includes:
- the LOC127947184 gene encoding histone H2B; this encodes MPEPAKSAPKKGSKKAVTKTAAKGGKKRRKSRKESYAIYVYKVLKQVHPDTGISSKAMGIMNSFVNDIFERIAGESSRLAHYNKRSTITSREIQTAVRLLLPGELAKHAVSEGTKAVTKYTSSK
- the LOC127947150 gene encoding histone H1 isoform X1, with the protein product MWQLNSATPLSSVSLYSAYRRAKLRDMAETAPAAAAPPAKAPKKRSASKPKKTGPSVRDLIVKTVSASKERSGVSLAALKKGLSAGGYDVEKNNSRVKLAIKSLVTNGTLVQTKGTGASGSFKLNKKQTETKKKPAKKAPAKAKKPAAKKPTAKKSPKKVKKPAATAAKKATKSPKKAKKPAAAKKPTKSPKKAKKPAAAKKPAKSPKKAKAVKPKTAKPKAAKPKKAAPKKKKRRGFASVYVCGLKDRGVTWKLSKSHRTTRDVKTISCWQYGRFKQGTRVEY
- the LOC127947150 gene encoding histone H1 isoform X2 — translated: MWQLNSATPLSSVSLYSAYRRAKLRDMAETAPAAAAPPAKAPKKRSASKPKKTGPSVRDLIVKTVSASKERSGVSLAALKKGLSAGGYDVEKNNSRVKLAIKSLVTNGTLVQTKGTGASGSFKLNKKQTETKKKPAKKAPAKAKKPAAKKPTAKKSPKKVKKPAATAAKKATKSPKKAKKPAAAKKPTKSPKKAKKPAAAKKPAKSPKKAKAVKPKTAKPKAAKPKKAAPKKKDR